The Cloacibacillus sp. sequence GCAAGCTTGTTCCCGCGTGGTCGGTCATCTGGCCGGTCTTCGGAGCCTCAAACCAGCTCGTCGCAGCGCTTGCTATACTTGGCATCGCAATGTGGGTCATCCGCGGCCTCAAGAAAAAGGCTACATTCCTGCTCGTACCGTTCTGGTTCATGCTCATCACAAGCATGGCCGGCCTCGTAGTCGAGATAAAGGCGACGCTTTCCAGCCCCAATCCGAACTATATCTTGGCGGGCATAAGCGCGCTTCTTCTCGTGCTTGCGCTTCTTATGACAAAAGAGGGGCTTTCGGCTCTCAAAAAAGAAAAAGAGGGCGCGAGCCTTTCATAGAAAAAATAAGTTTCGCAGTCTCTATGCGGGGCGCGTCTTTAAGGCGCGCTCCCGTTTTTTATTGAAAACAAGAACTGATGATATAATTTTACGTCAGATCGGTAAGCAATCTGGAAAGGGGATATAGACCATGTGGGCGATATATGCGCTTTGTTCCGCGTTTTTTGCGGCTCTTACCTCTATTCTCGCAAAGATAGGCATAGAGGGCGTCAATTCAAATCTCGCAACGGCCGTAAGGACGGTGGTAGTCGTCATAATGGCGTGGCTTGTCGTGTGGATGACGGGTTCAGGCGCCCAGCTTGGTGACATCAGCAGAAAGAGCTGGCTCTTTCTTGCGCTTTCGGGGCTTGCCACTGGCGCCTCGTGGCTTTTTTATTTCAAGGCGCTGCAGATGGGCGAGGCCTCAAAGGTGATGCCCGTCGATAAATTCAGCGTGGTCTTGGGCATACTGATGGCCTTCATCTTCCTGCACGAGGCCGTCTCCGCCAAGGTGCTGGCGGGCGCGGCTCTCATCACGGCTGGGACTTTTGTACTGATACTCTAGCAGGCGGCTGCGCGCCGTTTTAAAGCCTCCGCCTATTTTGTGGCGGAGGCTTTTCTTTTTTTGCGTCCTAGTTACCTAACGTTACCAATAGCTGCACACATCGTTCACTCAAAAGCGGTTCCATAGAGAACGCGAAGCCCGTACGGGGCCGCTTAGATTTTTAACTTTTGAGGAGGATTCTCATGTCAGCACTTC is a genomic window containing:
- a CDS encoding EamA family transporter, whose product is MWAIYALCSAFFAALTSILAKIGIEGVNSNLATAVRTVVVVIMAWLVVWMTGSGAQLGDISRKSWLFLALSGLATGASWLFYFKALQMGEASKVMPVDKFSVVLGILMAFIFLHEAVSAKVLAGAALITAGTFVLIL